The Saccharomonospora cyanea NA-134 genome includes a region encoding these proteins:
- a CDS encoding glycoside hydrolase family 28 protein has translation MPRVLPLVLALSLAGSAGSAVAAPASTPSTDWHHAAEIVRSIDEPDIPARTVDVTDYGAVGDGSTDARPAIEAALADMERAGGGRVVLPPGTWFSAGPIRLRSHVDLHVSSGATLRFSEDPADYLPVVPSRWEGTEMFGYSPLLHAHRVHDVAVTGGGLIDGNAEDGFAAWRELQGEDQQALRRMGKEGVPVEERVFGEGHYLRPSMLQFYESSDVLVEGVTIVDAPMWVNHFIYSDDITVRDVTVKTHRPNNDGVAIDSSSDVLVENNDFQGIGDDCVVVKSGRDEDGRRVGRPSENIVVRGNRMSGTEGGFAIGSEMSGGVNTVFVERNTMDTIGSALYIKANLDRGGVVERVRIRDITVGTAEKVLRFQTDYSGYQGGNHPPAFRDFVVENVRAGIVSDAAITAVGVPSSPVRDVTVRRMWVDQARIPLELKHTENVHLHNVWIGGQRMDDAEPTAG, from the coding sequence ATGCCACGCGTCCTGCCTCTCGTTCTGGCCCTGTCGCTGGCCGGCTCCGCCGGGTCCGCGGTCGCCGCGCCGGCGAGCACACCGAGTACCGACTGGCACCATGCCGCGGAGATCGTGCGCTCCATCGACGAGCCCGACATCCCCGCACGCACCGTCGACGTGACCGACTACGGTGCCGTCGGAGACGGCAGTACCGATGCGCGTCCCGCGATCGAGGCAGCTCTGGCGGACATGGAGCGGGCGGGTGGTGGCCGCGTGGTGCTCCCGCCGGGAACCTGGTTCAGTGCGGGTCCGATCCGGTTACGCAGCCACGTCGACCTGCACGTCAGCAGCGGAGCCACGCTGCGGTTCAGCGAGGATCCCGCCGACTACCTGCCCGTGGTGCCCAGCCGCTGGGAAGGAACGGAGATGTTCGGCTACTCACCCCTGCTGCACGCGCACCGCGTCCACGACGTCGCCGTCACCGGTGGCGGGCTGATCGACGGCAACGCCGAGGACGGGTTCGCGGCCTGGCGCGAGTTGCAGGGCGAGGACCAGCAGGCGTTGCGCCGGATGGGCAAGGAGGGCGTTCCGGTCGAGGAGCGGGTCTTCGGCGAGGGGCACTACCTCCGGCCGAGCATGTTGCAGTTCTACGAGTCCAGCGACGTGCTCGTGGAGGGCGTGACCATCGTCGACGCACCGATGTGGGTCAATCACTTCATCTACAGCGATGACATCACCGTGCGCGACGTGACGGTGAAGACCCACCGTCCCAACAACGACGGTGTCGCCATCGACTCCAGCAGCGACGTCCTGGTGGAGAACAACGACTTCCAGGGGATCGGTGACGACTGCGTCGTGGTGAAGTCGGGGCGGGACGAGGACGGCCGGAGGGTCGGCAGGCCCAGCGAGAACATCGTCGTCCGCGGAAACAGGATGAGCGGCACCGAGGGCGGGTTCGCGATCGGCAGTGAGATGTCGGGTGGTGTGAACACCGTGTTCGTCGAGAGGAACACCATGGACACCATCGGTTCCGCCCTCTACATCAAGGCGAACCTCGACCGCGGCGGTGTGGTGGAGCGAGTCCGTATTCGCGACATCACCGTCGGTACGGCGGAGAAGGTGCTGCGGTTCCAGACCGACTACTCCGGATACCAGGGTGGGAACCATCCTCCCGCCTTCCGCGATTTCGTCGTGGAGAACGTGCGGGCGGGCATCGTGAGCGACGCGGCGATCACTGCCGTCGGGGTGCCGTCGTCGCCGGTGCGGGATGTCACCGTGCGCCGGATGTGGGTGGACCAGGCCAGGATACCGCTCGAGCTGAAACACACCGAGAACGTCCACCTGCACAACGTGTGGATCGGGGGCCAGCGGATGGACGACGCGGAACCGACGGCAGGCTGA
- a CDS encoding glycoside hydrolase family 28 protein, whose product MRMFGKALACLILSVALAVPAVPAVPAAGSTIPDPTTGAGQPGNEPGRVPMGWDLAAEIRDRVVPPDFPDFEVSITDFGADPTGEHLSTAAFRDAIEEVSAAGGGRVVIPAGEFLTGAIHLRSNVELHVGSGAVVRFSQNPDHYLPAVYTRWEGVELYNYSPFIYARGVENVAITGSGVLDGQADEKHWWNWSGSTQAEDRETLFRMGEQGVPVEQRRFGAGHHLRPNFVQFYDSRNILVQGVTLKNSPMWMIHPVLSHNITVDGVVLDSPEGPNNDGVNPESSRDVVIKNSRFDNGDDCIAIKSGRNADGRRIGVPSENILIENNHMQDGHGGVVMGSEMSGSVRNVFAQHNVMDSPNLHRALRIKTNSVRGGIVENVYFRHNTVVEIGDEVIRVNFFYEEADSGPHTPIVRNIHIEDLRSDNGEYALYLRGYERSPVSNVTVTDSVFTGVEHPQLLENVQGLRMRNVTINGESHDTGHVCDGRVWSGYVLTGVTDRALDEGRCLSDLIADDGGWRSQDFYRAHVNRVTAQLVHQGAITPAERGELREAARQPVSS is encoded by the coding sequence ATGCGGATGTTCGGGAAGGCCCTGGCTTGTCTGATCCTGTCGGTGGCGTTGGCGGTGCCCGCCGTGCCCGCTGTGCCCGCCGCGGGCTCCACGATCCCCGATCCCACCACCGGAGCCGGGCAACCGGGGAATGAGCCGGGCCGCGTGCCCATGGGATGGGACCTCGCCGCAGAGATCCGGGACCGTGTCGTCCCGCCGGACTTCCCCGACTTCGAAGTGTCGATCACGGACTTCGGTGCGGACCCCACCGGGGAACACCTGAGCACGGCGGCGTTCCGGGACGCGATCGAGGAAGTCAGCGCGGCGGGTGGAGGCCGCGTCGTCATCCCGGCAGGCGAGTTCCTGACCGGTGCGATCCACCTGCGCAGCAACGTCGAGTTGCACGTCGGCAGTGGCGCGGTGGTGCGGTTCAGCCAGAACCCGGACCACTACCTTCCCGCCGTGTACACCCGCTGGGAGGGCGTCGAGCTGTACAACTACTCGCCGTTCATCTATGCCAGGGGGGTCGAGAACGTCGCCATCACGGGGTCGGGTGTCCTCGACGGGCAGGCCGACGAGAAGCACTGGTGGAACTGGAGCGGCTCCACGCAGGCCGAGGACCGGGAGACGTTGTTCCGGATGGGGGAGCAGGGCGTGCCCGTCGAGCAACGGCGGTTCGGCGCGGGCCACCACCTGCGGCCCAACTTCGTCCAGTTCTACGACAGCCGGAACATCCTGGTGCAGGGCGTCACGTTGAAGAACTCTCCGATGTGGATGATCCACCCGGTGTTGTCGCACAACATCACCGTCGACGGGGTCGTGCTCGACAGTCCCGAAGGACCCAACAACGACGGGGTGAACCCCGAGTCCAGCCGGGACGTGGTGATCAAGAACTCGCGGTTCGACAACGGGGACGACTGCATCGCCATCAAGTCCGGCCGCAACGCCGACGGCCGCAGGATCGGTGTGCCGAGCGAGAACATCCTGATCGAGAACAACCACATGCAGGACGGTCACGGCGGCGTGGTCATGGGCAGCGAGATGTCCGGCTCGGTGCGCAACGTCTTCGCCCAGCACAACGTCATGGACAGCCCGAATCTTCACCGCGCGCTCCGCATCAAGACGAACTCGGTGCGCGGCGGGATCGTGGAGAACGTCTATTTCCGCCACAACACGGTCGTCGAGATCGGTGACGAGGTCATCCGGGTCAACTTCTTCTACGAGGAGGCGGACAGCGGCCCCCACACACCGATCGTGCGCAACATCCACATCGAGGACCTCCGCAGCGACAACGGGGAGTACGCGCTGTACCTGCGCGGGTACGAGCGTTCCCCGGTCAGCAACGTCACCGTCACCGACTCCGTCTTCACCGGGGTGGAGCACCCGCAGCTACTGGAGAACGTGCAGGGGCTGCGGATGAGGAACGTGACGATCAACGGCGAGAGTCACGACACCGGGCACGTCTGCGACGGCCGGGTCTGGAGCGGATACGTCCTCACCGGCGTCACCGACCGCGCCCTCGACGAGGGCCGGTGCCTGTCGGATCTCATCGCCGACGACGGGGGCTGGCGTTCCCAGGACTTCTACCGCGCCCATGTGAACCGGGTGACCGCGCAGCTGGTCCACCAGGGTGCCATCACCCCCGCCGAGCGTGGCGAGCTGCGGGAGGCTGCCCGGCAGCCGGTGAGCTCATGA
- a CDS encoding helix-turn-helix domain-containing protein, whose amino-acid sequence MAVPSAVPPGRSLPAHARDLVRMHDAVIAGGRPPLSPRAVVSRSWSRVLRLGLRADGLNTRGWRSDAELARRRETSPLRDVVADLRQAVAAMADASQVLLVVTDRDGVILWREGASAVRRRADRLGFAEGAEWSERWVGTNAIGTALVEAAPVELLAGEHFERGQHSWYCTASPVHDPRTGELLGVIDLSGPALTLHPAIGALVDMGRRLAESQVRHRHRQRLDRLRRAGEPLLASGPGLVVDGDGWVAASAGVWVGERIAAPSGREPIAVPGLGACAPERLGEGWLVRPSGQDRTVWLDLDLTAAPALTLRGGDIGWTRPLTRRHAEILTLLHRAGPAGLSAEGLSRALYGDAEHVVTVRAEVSRLRRLLGALVTTRPYRLADGVRMTVRPGDPGSGSVLTRGPGRAPSSCGGAVPSAASRRHAG is encoded by the coding sequence GTGGCCGTGCCCAGCGCTGTCCCTCCGGGGCGGAGCCTGCCAGCCCACGCGCGTGATCTCGTCCGCATGCACGACGCCGTCATCGCAGGCGGCCGCCCCCCGCTAAGTCCTCGCGCGGTGGTGTCCCGGTCGTGGTCCCGCGTGCTGCGCCTCGGGCTGAGAGCCGACGGGCTCAACACCCGCGGCTGGCGCAGCGACGCGGAGCTGGCCCGCAGGCGGGAGACCTCGCCGCTGCGCGACGTCGTGGCCGACCTCCGGCAGGCGGTCGCCGCGATGGCCGACGCCTCCCAGGTGCTGCTGGTCGTCACCGACCGGGACGGCGTCATCCTCTGGCGGGAGGGCGCCTCCGCCGTCCGTCGCCGCGCCGACCGCCTCGGGTTCGCGGAGGGAGCCGAGTGGAGCGAGCGGTGGGTGGGCACGAACGCGATCGGTACCGCGCTCGTCGAGGCCGCGCCCGTGGAACTCCTCGCCGGGGAACATTTCGAGCGGGGGCAGCACTCGTGGTACTGCACCGCGTCCCCGGTGCACGATCCGCGGACGGGCGAGCTGCTGGGCGTGATCGACCTCAGCGGTCCCGCGTTGACCCTCCATCCGGCGATCGGTGCGCTGGTCGACATGGGACGCCGGCTCGCCGAGTCGCAGGTCCGGCACCGGCACCGGCAGCGTCTGGACCGGTTACGCCGGGCCGGTGAGCCGCTGCTGGCCTCTGGGCCCGGCCTGGTGGTCGACGGCGACGGGTGGGTGGCGGCGAGTGCGGGCGTGTGGGTGGGGGAGCGGATCGCCGCTCCGAGCGGCCGCGAGCCGATCGCGGTGCCCGGCCTGGGAGCGTGTGCGCCCGAGCGTCTGGGGGAGGGCTGGCTCGTTCGTCCGTCGGGACAGGACCGGACGGTGTGGCTCGACCTGGACCTGACCGCCGCACCGGCGCTGACGTTGCGTGGCGGCGACATCGGCTGGACGCGTCCGCTGACGCGGCGGCACGCCGAGATCCTGACGCTGCTGCACCGGGCGGGCCCAGCCGGGTTGTCGGCGGAGGGGTTGAGCCGGGCGCTGTACGGGGACGCCGAGCACGTGGTGACGGTGCGGGCCGAGGTGTCCCGGCTCCGGCGGTTGCTGGGGGCACTGGTCACCACCCGGCCGTACCGCCTGGCCGACGGCGTGCGGATGACCGTCCGGCCGGGCGATCCGGGCAGCGGTAGCGTGCTCACCCGCGGGCCGGGTCGGGCTCCTTCCTCCTGCGGTGGTGCCGTTCCCTCCGCAGCATCACGGCGTCACGCAGGTTGA
- a CDS encoding flavin-containing monooxygenase codes for MTQITDRPAQASSPQARVDAWLERFEAALTARDVEAAAGMFAVDSYWRDLVSFTWNITTVEGRDGVADMLGACLDHTCPSGFHTTETPTEADGVTEAWLEFETATGRGKGHLRLTDDGAWTLLTTLQELKGFEEPRRERRPKGVEHGVVRGRRSWAEEREREARELGYERQPYVVVIGGGQGGIALGARLRQLGVPALVVERHDRPGDSWRKRYKSLCLHDPVWYDHLPYLPFPENWPVFAPKDKIADWLEMYVRVMDVPYWTRSEATAASWDERTEQWSVTVERDGETVVLTPRHLVFATGMSGKPNIPSFPGMDVFEGDQHHSSQHPGPDAYAGRKAVVIGSNNSAHDICAALWEHGADVTMVQRSPTHVVKSDSLMEFGLGDLYSERALATGMTTEKADLTFASQPYRIMHRFQIPIYERIRQRDADFYERLEKAGFWHDWGDDGSGLFMKYLRRGSGYYIDVGASELVAEGKIKLAHGEVDHLTHTGVVLADGTELEADLVVYATGYGSMNGWVADLAGQEMADRVGKCWGLGSDTTKDPGPWEGEQRNMWKPTRQPGLWFHGGNLHQSRHYSLYLALQLKARYEGVPTPVYGLAEVHHLS; via the coding sequence ATGACACAGATCACCGACCGGCCGGCGCAGGCGAGTTCCCCGCAGGCCCGCGTCGACGCCTGGCTGGAGCGGTTCGAGGCCGCGCTGACGGCCCGTGACGTCGAGGCGGCGGCCGGAATGTTCGCGGTGGACAGCTACTGGCGCGACCTGGTGTCGTTCACCTGGAACATCACCACGGTGGAGGGCCGCGACGGAGTCGCGGACATGCTCGGCGCGTGCCTGGACCACACCTGTCCGTCGGGCTTCCACACCACCGAGACCCCGACCGAGGCCGACGGTGTCACGGAGGCGTGGCTGGAGTTCGAGACCGCCACCGGCCGGGGCAAAGGGCATCTCCGGCTGACCGACGACGGTGCGTGGACGCTGCTCACCACACTCCAGGAACTCAAGGGGTTCGAGGAACCCCGACGGGAACGCCGCCCCAAGGGCGTCGAGCACGGTGTCGTGCGGGGTCGCCGGTCGTGGGCGGAGGAACGCGAGCGGGAGGCGCGGGAACTCGGCTACGAACGCCAGCCCTACGTCGTCGTCATCGGGGGCGGGCAGGGCGGCATCGCCCTGGGCGCACGGCTGCGCCAACTCGGCGTGCCCGCGCTGGTGGTGGAACGCCACGACCGCCCCGGCGACTCGTGGCGCAAACGCTACAAGAGCCTGTGCCTGCACGACCCCGTCTGGTACGACCACCTGCCCTACCTTCCGTTTCCCGAGAACTGGCCGGTCTTCGCGCCGAAGGACAAGATCGCCGACTGGCTCGAGATGTACGTGCGGGTGATGGACGTGCCCTACTGGACGCGTTCCGAGGCCACGGCGGCGTCGTGGGACGAGCGCACGGAGCAGTGGAGTGTCACCGTCGAGCGTGACGGCGAAACGGTCGTGCTCACGCCCCGCCACCTGGTGTTCGCCACGGGCATGTCGGGCAAGCCGAACATCCCGTCGTTCCCCGGCATGGACGTCTTCGAGGGCGACCAGCACCACTCGTCACAGCATCCGGGCCCCGACGCCTACGCGGGCAGGAAAGCCGTCGTGATCGGGTCGAACAACTCCGCACACGACATCTGCGCCGCGCTGTGGGAGCACGGCGCGGACGTCACCATGGTGCAGCGCTCCCCGACACACGTGGTGAAGTCGGACTCGCTGATGGAGTTCGGCCTCGGCGACCTGTACTCCGAACGCGCGCTGGCCACGGGCATGACCACCGAGAAGGCCGATCTGACGTTCGCGTCACAGCCCTACCGCATCATGCACCGGTTCCAGATCCCGATCTACGAGCGGATCCGGCAGCGGGACGCGGACTTCTACGAGCGGTTGGAGAAGGCCGGATTCTGGCACGACTGGGGTGACGACGGCTCCGGGCTGTTCATGAAGTACCTGCGGCGCGGCTCGGGCTACTACATCGACGTCGGCGCGTCGGAGCTCGTGGCCGAGGGAAAGATCAAATTGGCGCACGGCGAGGTGGACCACCTGACGCACACGGGCGTCGTCCTCGCCGACGGCACGGAACTGGAGGCCGACCTCGTGGTCTACGCCACCGGCTACGGGTCGATGAACGGATGGGTGGCCGACCTCGCGGGCCAGGAGATGGCCGACCGGGTCGGCAAGTGCTGGGGCCTCGGTTCGGACACGACCAAGGACCCGGGGCCGTGGGAGGGCGAGCAGCGGAACATGTGGAAGCCCACCCGGCAACCGGGACTGTGGTTCCACGGCGGGAACCTGCACCAGTCACGCCACTACTCGCTGTACCTGGCGTTGCAGCTGAAGGCTCGTTACGAGGGCGTTCCCACCCCGGTGTACGGGTTGGCGGAGGTGCACCACCTGTCGTGA
- a CDS encoding MFS transporter, translated as MSFALLALAIAAFGIGTTEFVMMGLLPDVAADLAVSIPDAGGYVSLYALGVVIGAPLLTILGMRTRRKSLLLSMLLLFTAGNLFSAFASTHGLLLAARFVSGLPHGTFFGIGAVVAADLAAPGRRAQAISTMFLGLTVANIVGVPLGTLLGQTFGWRWTFGLVALIGVAALAAVAVLVPAQPRPADVSLRGELRAFRSPQVWLAFAVVVFGFAATFSFYSYIKPVLTDVTGYSPTAVTVLLALFGVGMTVGTAVGGRLADRAPLRTLYVFLTALAASLALFVVTAHHAVLAPITVLLIGATGFAAIPSIQTRILDHARESPALGSASVQSTFNIANALGAYLGGLVIAAGFGLTSPSWVGALLAVVGLGFALLSGWLERRSQPAGPVRAQHAGGPTDYATVGPPSPE; from the coding sequence ATGTCCTTCGCCCTGCTGGCCCTGGCCATCGCCGCGTTCGGGATCGGTACCACCGAGTTCGTCATGATGGGGCTGTTGCCCGACGTCGCCGCCGATCTCGCGGTGTCCATCCCCGATGCGGGCGGCTACGTCTCGCTGTACGCGCTCGGGGTGGTGATCGGCGCGCCGCTGCTGACCATCCTCGGGATGCGGACCCGGCGCAAGTCCCTGCTGCTGAGCATGCTCCTGCTGTTCACGGCCGGGAACCTCTTCTCGGCCTTCGCGTCGACGCACGGGCTGCTGCTCGCGGCGCGGTTCGTGTCCGGCCTGCCGCACGGCACGTTCTTCGGCATCGGGGCGGTGGTGGCCGCCGACCTGGCGGCCCCGGGCAGGCGGGCGCAGGCGATCTCCACGATGTTCCTCGGCCTGACCGTGGCCAACATCGTCGGTGTCCCGCTCGGCACCCTGCTGGGACAGACGTTCGGCTGGCGTTGGACCTTCGGGCTGGTCGCGCTGATCGGTGTGGCCGCGCTCGCCGCCGTCGCGGTCCTGGTGCCCGCGCAGCCACGGCCCGCCGACGTCAGCCTGCGCGGCGAGCTGCGGGCCTTCCGCAGCCCCCAGGTCTGGCTGGCCTTCGCCGTCGTGGTGTTCGGCTTCGCCGCCACGTTCTCGTTCTACAGCTACATCAAACCGGTGCTCACCGACGTCACCGGCTACTCGCCGACCGCGGTGACGGTGCTGCTGGCGTTGTTCGGCGTCGGGATGACCGTCGGCACCGCCGTCGGCGGTCGTCTGGCCGACCGGGCGCCGCTGCGGACGCTGTACGTGTTCCTCACCGCCCTGGCCGCGAGCCTCGCCCTGTTCGTGGTCACCGCGCACCACGCGGTGCTCGCGCCGATCACGGTGCTGCTGATCGGCGCGACCGGATTCGCCGCGATCCCCAGCATCCAGACACGCATCCTGGACCACGCCCGGGAGTCACCCGCACTGGGCTCGGCCAGCGTCCAGTCGACGTTCAACATCGCCAACGCCCTGGGCGCCTACCTGGGGGGCTTGGTCATCGCCGCAGGGTTCGGGCTGACGTCGCCGAGCTGGGTGGGGGCGTTGCTGGCGGTCGTCGGCCTCGGCTTCGCGCTGCTGTCCGGGTGGCTGGAACGACGGTCGCAGCCCGCGGGCCCTGTTCGGGCACAGCACGCCGGTGGGCCCACCGACTACGCCACGGTGGGCCCACCGTCTCCCGAGTGA
- a CDS encoding YciI family protein, whose translation MIVAHGVDRDTIEAIAARDPFVVAGVAQYSITTVIAGRVHPGFVDLFTSRL comes from the coding sequence GTGATCGTGGCCCACGGTGTCGACCGCGACACGATCGAGGCCATCGCCGCGCGGGACCCGTTCGTGGTCGCCGGGGTGGCGCAGTACTCGATCACCACCGTGATCGCGGGTCGTGTCCATCCCGGCTTCGTGGACTTGTTCACCTCAAGGTTGTGA
- a CDS encoding DUF421 domain-containing protein, which produces MDIVVRALAIYLVIVVLFRVTGKRTMAQVTTVDLVLLLVISEATQQALLGDDFSITTAALAIITLVFLDRVADLLKFKSRKVNRLIEGAPVVLVEHGRPVQHHLRKEHISVDDILAVARNQQGLLRLDQIEYAILESSGGISIIPTSETASHDSAGGTAAPPGA; this is translated from the coding sequence GTGGACATCGTGGTACGGGCACTGGCGATCTACCTGGTCATCGTGGTGCTGTTCCGGGTCACGGGCAAACGCACCATGGCGCAGGTGACGACCGTCGACCTGGTGCTGTTGCTGGTCATCAGTGAAGCCACTCAGCAGGCGTTGCTCGGCGACGACTTCTCCATCACCACGGCCGCACTGGCGATCATCACGCTCGTGTTCCTCGACCGCGTCGCCGACCTGCTGAAGTTCAAGTCCAGAAAGGTCAACAGGCTGATCGAGGGAGCGCCGGTGGTGCTGGTCGAACACGGCAGGCCGGTGCAACACCACCTGCGCAAGGAACACATCAGCGTCGACGACATACTCGCCGTGGCCCGCAACCAGCAAGGACTGCTGCGACTCGACCAGATCGAGTACGCCATCCTGGAAAGCTCGGGCGGCATCAGCATCATCCCCACCTCCGAAACCGCCTCACACGACAGCGCCGGAGGCACGGCGGCACCGCCCGGAGCCTGA
- a CDS encoding coiled-coil domain-containing protein produces the protein MSAEPARENNPQGVCALDGCDNPLPPPAVDTNGRRKGGRPSSYCCKSHADAASRQRRAARTAAVVEPLVELRRAAEAFETASAPLLAALTDMGQRLTTAEEHALAQVKHAEEQALAARSDAEEAQQRAEQAERARDQALTQARDDRAAREQAELAAQHARAEAETVKNQAWSAIADHERARGAAESTAEAALRTRDTLAAELDRTRQDLDATRSQRDDLARQLEATNRELHELTTAHSTATERLSAATTRNDTLRAALDQTRADLISAREDATTLRADLDAIREQLAAERTARSVAEAKATAAQAAATDKDARIAELTDQLRQAHARLDRILTDQHDRPPRPGDRDSDHHRTGTEQPPDA, from the coding sequence GTGAGCGCCGAACCGGCGCGGGAGAACAACCCACAGGGCGTGTGCGCGCTGGACGGCTGCGACAACCCGTTACCGCCACCCGCGGTGGACACCAACGGGCGACGCAAAGGCGGCAGACCGTCGTCCTACTGCTGCAAGTCCCACGCCGACGCCGCCTCGAGACAACGCCGGGCCGCGCGCACAGCAGCCGTGGTGGAACCACTCGTGGAGCTGCGCCGAGCGGCCGAGGCCTTCGAGACCGCGTCCGCTCCCCTGCTGGCAGCGCTCACCGACATGGGACAGCGGCTCACCACAGCCGAGGAACACGCACTCGCACAGGTGAAACACGCCGAAGAGCAGGCACTGGCAGCCCGCTCCGACGCCGAAGAAGCCCAACAGCGCGCCGAGCAGGCCGAACGCGCCCGAGACCAGGCACTCACACAGGCCCGGGACGACCGCGCCGCGCGGGAACAGGCCGAACTCGCCGCCCAGCACGCGCGAGCCGAGGCCGAGACGGTGAAGAACCAGGCGTGGTCGGCGATCGCCGACCACGAACGCGCCCGCGGAGCAGCGGAGTCCACCGCGGAGGCGGCACTACGGACTCGCGACACCCTGGCCGCCGAACTCGACAGGACACGACAGGACCTGGACGCCACACGATCCCAACGCGACGACCTGGCCCGACAACTGGAGGCAACCAACCGCGAGCTGCACGAGCTCACGACGGCGCACTCGACGGCCACGGAACGCCTCTCCGCCGCCACCACCCGGAACGACACGCTCCGCGCCGCACTGGACCAGACCCGCGCCGACCTCATCTCGGCCCGCGAGGACGCGACGACACTGCGCGCCGACCTCGACGCCATCCGTGAACAGCTCGCGGCCGAACGCACCGCACGCTCCGTGGCCGAAGCCAAGGCCACAGCCGCACAGGCCGCGGCCACCGACAAGGACGCGCGTATCGCCGAGCTCACCGACCAGCTACGGCAGGCCCACGCCCGCCTCGATCGCATCCTCACCGACCAACACGACCGCCCACCCCGGCCCGGCGACCGCGACAGCGATCACCACAGGACCGGCACCGAGCAGCCACCCGACGCCTGA
- a CDS encoding endo alpha-1,4 polygalactosaminidase encodes MRRGATATTHHLSSLLAALTVALAACQPSPGEPTDPPPTPRMAYQLQGYPDGELDALTEAPHDVAVIDLARDGRQGYFTTDEITRLRDSDKTVLAYFEIGSIEDFRPEFDHIRTRQTDLLLSDVPSWPGEHFVRYWDQRWWQDTVRPRLDRAMETGFDGVYLDTLIAYEQIDLSGLPHHSRQSLRQAMADLVMRIAEHAHTQNPEFLVFPQNAPELREVDGYVDAIDGIGMEDLFFLDTDRPCVQDYCTENLDHVRALRDAGKTVLAVDYAVDPDNVAEACRRYREEGFGGTVTTVDLDTVAPPCPTHQ; translated from the coding sequence ATGCGCCGTGGCGCCACCGCCACCACACACCACCTATCGTCGCTGCTCGCCGCCCTCACGGTGGCGCTGGCCGCCTGCCAGCCGAGCCCCGGCGAGCCCACCGACCCACCACCCACGCCCCGAATGGCCTACCAACTCCAGGGCTACCCCGACGGCGAACTCGACGCACTCACCGAAGCGCCACACGACGTCGCCGTCATCGACCTCGCACGCGACGGCCGGCAGGGCTACTTCACCACCGACGAGATCACGCGGCTACGGGACTCGGACAAGACGGTGCTGGCCTACTTCGAGATCGGGTCCATCGAGGACTTCCGGCCGGAGTTCGACCACATCCGAACCCGGCAAACCGACCTGCTGCTCAGCGACGTGCCGTCCTGGCCCGGCGAGCACTTCGTCCGGTACTGGGACCAACGATGGTGGCAGGACACCGTGCGCCCCCGCCTGGACCGCGCGATGGAAACCGGATTCGACGGCGTGTACCTGGACACACTCATCGCCTACGAGCAGATCGACCTCTCCGGACTGCCACACCACAGCAGGCAGAGCCTGCGCCAAGCGATGGCGGACCTCGTGATGAGAATCGCCGAACACGCCCACACCCAGAACCCGGAGTTCCTCGTCTTCCCGCAGAACGCGCCCGAGCTACGAGAGGTCGACGGCTACGTCGACGCGATCGACGGCATCGGCATGGAAGACCTGTTCTTCCTCGACACCGACCGGCCGTGCGTGCAGGACTACTGCACCGAGAACCTCGACCACGTCCGCGCGTTGCGCGACGCGGGCAAGACGGTACTGGCGGTCGACTACGCGGTCGACCCCGACAACGTCGCCGAGGCGTGCCGCCGCTACCGCGAGGAAGGCTTCGGCGGCACGGTCACGACCGTGGACCTCGACACCGTCGCACCACCCTGCCCCACACACCAGTGA
- a CDS encoding Lrp/AsnC family transcriptional regulator, with product MGNEVSIDAVDWEILFQLRQDGRLTNVELAKRVGLTPPPCLRRVKRLEEAGVIAGYRAVIDPEALGRGLEVLVDVEVGAGDLKTFEEFEATVASFEEVVEFRRMYGRPDYFLRVAVANHAAYEAFLTSKLSGLPAVLRIESHLTMKKIKACD from the coding sequence ATGGGCAATGAAGTGAGCATTGACGCGGTGGATTGGGAAATTTTGTTTCAACTGCGTCAGGACGGGCGGTTGACGAACGTCGAGCTGGCCAAGCGGGTCGGCCTGACCCCGCCTCCTTGTCTTCGCCGGGTCAAGCGTCTGGAAGAGGCCGGTGTCATCGCCGGCTACCGGGCTGTCATCGATCCCGAGGCGCTGGGTCGTGGGCTGGAAGTCCTCGTCGACGTCGAGGTCGGTGCCGGTGATCTCAAGACCTTCGAGGAGTTCGAAGCCACGGTGGCCTCCTTCGAGGAGGTCGTCGAGTTCCGCCGCATGTACGGCCGCCCCGACTACTTCCTGCGTGTCGCGGTCGCCAACCACGCTGCCTATGAAGCTTTCCTCACCAGCAAGCTCAGTGGTCTGCCCGCTGTGCTGCGCATCGAGTCCCACCTCACCATGAAGAAGATCAAGGCCTGCGACTGA